Proteins encoded together in one Impatiens glandulifera chromosome 1, dImpGla2.1, whole genome shotgun sequence window:
- the LOC124942682 gene encoding probable pectinesterase 29, with translation MTIAVAAVITGDKSSFYHCSFLGLQDTLSDAHGRHYFKSCNIVGVLDFIYGAGQSIYEGCTISVINGGRDKRLAGYITAQGRERPNDPNGFVFKECKIVGPRLAHLGRAWREYARVIYFNSSFEASIVPRGWDAWTATGHE, from the exons ATGACAATTGCTGTTGCAGCTGTAATTACGGGTGATAAATCATCATTCTACCATTGTTCCTTCTTAGGACTGCAAGATACTTTAAGTGATGCCCACGGAAGACATTATTTCAAGTCGTGCAACATTGTAGGAGTCCTCGATTTCATCTATGGTGCCGGTCAATCCATTTATGAG gGATGTACCATATCAGTGATCAATGGAGGAAGAGACAAAAGACTAGCAGGATATATTACAGCTCAAGGACGAGAGAGACCAAATGACCCAAATGGGTTTGTTTTCAAGGAATGCAAGATTGTGGGACCAAGACTAGCCCATTTGGGAAGAGCTTGGAGAGAGTATGCAAGAGTCATTTACTTCAACTCCTCTTTTGAAGCCTCTATTGTTCCTCGAGGATGGGATGCTTGGACTGCCACTGGTCATGAGTaa